One window from the genome of Drosophila albomicans strain 15112-1751.03 chromosome 2L, ASM965048v2, whole genome shotgun sequence encodes:
- the LOC117564316 gene encoding angiopoietin-related protein 7-like isoform X3, translating into MKIFATILLIIFNSGIIHSSNEFDFTTESSQVKNITYSIIKDNEEKCYGYCFNIVQPVLEHTVHIQVKDKQIQEQAITLKEYEKQIADLKMKVAIFEEAIKNKDQQILLCDKSKNESLEKSTIIAAKDELLSNLNEKIMEYKIKLGNCLATSCINKLTDIYEIKVPGIDAFSVPCDSRLAGAGWTVIQRRMDGSVDFNRNWTDYREGFGDLRGEFFIGLDKLHLITKSQTHELYIYLKDFNDKERYARYDHFYIGNEDEFYKIKSIGSYSGDAGDDLKNHKDSKFSTSDRDNDDDLDIVDKASNPVGGFTIVIGVI; encoded by the exons atgaaaatatttgcaacaattttacttattatatttaattcggGGATTATACATTCAAGTAACGAATTTGATTTCACTACGGAAAGCAGTCAAGTAAAAAACATT acCTATTCAATTATCAAGGACAACGAAGAAAAGTGCTACGggtattgttttaatattgtcCAACCTGTTTTAGAACATACAGTTCATATACAAGTGAAGGACAAACAAATTCAGGAACAAGCTATTACTTTAAAAGAGTATGAGAAACAGATAGCGGATCTCAAAATGAAGGTGGCAATATTCGAAGAGGCtatcaaaaataaagatcAACAGATTCTACTTTGTGATAAATCTAAAAATGAAAGTCTTGAGAAAAGTACCATTATTGCAGCCAAGGACGAACTTCTCTCCAATTTAAACGAGAAAATaatggaatataaaataaaactcgGGAATTGTCTAGCCACAAGttgtattaataaattaactgATATTTATGAGATAAAAGTGCCTGGAATCGATGCGTTTTCTGTGCCATGTGATTCGCGTTTGGCTGGCGCTGGATGGACTGTGATTCAAAGACGTATGGATGGATCTGTTGATTTTAATCGCAATTGGACAGATTATCGTGAAGGATTTGGTGATCTGCGTGGAGAATTTTTCATTGGACTCGATAAACTGCATCTAATAACTAAATCGCAAACGCACGAGTTGTATATTTACCTTAAAGACTTTAACGACAAGGAACGATACGCTCGATATGATCATTTTTACATAGGCAATGAGGACgagttttataaaattaaatccaTTGGCAGTTATTCTGGTGATGCTGGCGATGACTTGAAAAATCATAAGGACTCGAAATTTTCGACTTCAGATCGTGATAATGATGACGATCTGGACATTGTGGACAAAGCTTCAAATCCGGTTGGTGGTTTTACAATTGTTATTGGTG taatttaa